From one Saccharomyces cerevisiae S288C chromosome XVI, complete sequence genomic stretch:
- the TRE1 gene encoding Tre1p (Transferrin receptor-like protein; plasma membrane protein that binds Bsd2p and regulates ubiquitination and vacuolar degradation of the metal transporter Smf1p; functionally redundant with Tre2p; TRE1 has a paralog, TRE2, that arose from the whole genome duplication) has translation MVNTRGYTTLPNVEEPANNSQDELNSQDFEQAIGMPSEPPVYVEEMGMEEPQAPEAFSEKVQRFRMCFENNVVIPVKKNVVDPLAQMISLASEKFDLFLSKIGNVMVMRRIFYIMMMSIIAALIIASDRLPNGKARGSNGSFSDHDLLLQYARKSIDLSKIERDLEYISSMPHMSGTSGDAAIRHYIKESFDKNGIRLAGEEEFMAYSNYPGNVSLRVYSKDDTEGFDIPLNEENFNPMSHNGQLNNIPVIYANKASLDDMASMQDQGLLNGDFILLVHYGDYVFQQMLTAQEYGAKAIIFISEPYQDNKDVIQMKSVALPQYGTGDALTPEWEGSIRDPIDATEAKCLPKIPSIPISANQGDKILAILSDTGVKFSNNLFSGSLNDCRLDLLVQTAIRERHPVHDIVGKIEGSEQAGRAIVIAAPRNSASYGTMYPSFGTVVLLSLIQLYQEMVYKFDWKPLRNIYFISFGGSEFNEAGATELMEKRTEALKSEIYTIIDVGQIGIWDDSNNLEIQCHPLLVDLFQKNMTSRKFNVKVDNVHQFGDWTPYLAQGIPVAIISSPGVMNREHPIYTVEDKFDFIKDKLRDKKKGEVLSEIMLYLVEKSLELIDDPFIPFSISNYVDFLSTTLKDLQKECPDTVNFDEVFLGTTLWENTKLQFEKWKSEWTELMYGAGTYIEPTIIAINRWSWNYLLSLIGVTQCLEEGLMDRTFYKNVIFGPKLWVDKGDPLRSWTFPEIRDTIAIKDWSSVQVQANTLGTILQNTARYFLENKNLHGINTNEF, from the coding sequence ATGGTGAATACTAGGGGCTACACTACTCTTCCGAATGTTGAAGAACCAGCAAATAACTCACAAGATGAGCTAAACTCGCAGGACTTTGAGCAAGCTATAGGAATGCCATCAGAACCCCCGGTATATGTGGAAGAGATGGGGATGGAAGAACCGCAGGCTCCGGAAGCCTTTAGTGAGAAAGTCCAGCGATTTCGTATgtgttttgaaaataacGTGGTGATTccagtaaagaaaaatgtaGTGGATCCGCTAGCACAAATGATTTCCCTGGCCTCTGAGAAATTCGATTTGTTCTTAAGTAAAATAGGTAATGTTATGGTAATGAGGAGAATATTTTACATCATGATGATGTCTATCATTGCAGCGTTGATTATTGCGAGTGATAGGTTACCGAATGGAAAAGCTCGAGGTTCAAATGGATCATTCTCGGACCATGATCTCCTTTTACAGTATGCTCGGAAATCGATAGACCTTTCAAAGATAGAAAGAGATTTAGAGTATATTAGTAGTATGCCCCACATGTCAGGAACAAGTGGTGATGCCGCTATTAGACATTATATTAAAGAGTCGTTCGacaaaaatggtataaGGCTAGCTGGGGAAGAGGAGTTCATGGCGTATTCGAATTACCCAGGAAATGTCTCACTTCGTGTATATTCAAAGGATGATACAGAAGGGTTTGATATTCCCTTAAATGAGGAGAACTTTAACCCAATGAGCCATAATGGTCAATTGAACAACATACCGGTGATTTATGCTAATAAAGCATCGTTGGACGATATGGCTTCTATGCAAGATCAAGGGCTTTTAAACGGTGACTTTATTTTACTAGTGCATTACGGAGATTATGTTTTCCAACAAATGTTGACTGCTCAAGAATATGGTGCGAAAGCAATTATCTTTATTTCTGAGCCTTATCAAGACAACAAAGACGTGATACAAATGAAGTCAGTTGCGTTGCCGCAGTATGGTACTGGTGATGCACTTACGCCTGAATGGGAAGGATCAATAAGAGATCCTATCGATGCTACGGAAGCCAAGTGCCTACCCAAAATTCCATCCATACCGATATCTGCCAATCAAGGAGATAAAATACTAGCTATATTATCAGACACTGGCGTAAAGTTttctaataatttattCAGTGGGTCGCTTAACGATTGTCGACTTGACCTACTAGTGCAAACAGCAATTAGGGAACGCCACCCGGTTCACGATATAGTTGGTAAAATTGAAGGATCGGAACAAGCGGGCAGGGCAATTGTTATTGCTGCACCGAGGAACTCTGCTAGTTATGGCACTATGTATCCTTCTTTTGGAACCGTCGTTTTGCTGTCTCTGATCCAATTATATCAAGAAATGGTTTACAAATTTGACTGGAAGCCTCtaagaaatatatatttcattTCCTTTGGGGGCTCTGAATTTAATGAAGCGGGAGCCACGGAGCTGATGGAAAAGAGAACAGAGGCATTGAAGAGTGAAATATACACCATTATCGACGTCGGCCAAATCGGTATATGGGATGATAGTAACAATTTAGAGATACAATGTCATCCGCTACTAGTagatctttttcaaaaaaacatGACAAGCCGTAAATTTAACGTTAAAGTGGATAATGTTCACCAGTTCGGCGACTGGACGCCGTATCTAGCGCAAGGGATTCCAGTTGCGATCATTTCATCTCCAGGAGTCATGAATAGAGAACATCCGATCTACACAGTAGAAGACAAATTCGATTTCATCAAAGATAAACTAAGAGACAAAAAGAAGGGAGAGGTACTTTCTGAGATAATGCTATATCTTGTCGAAAAATCACTCGAGCTCATTGACGATCCATTCATCCCATTCAGCATATCGAACTACGTAGATTTCCTTTCAACTACGTTAAAAGACCTCCAAAAAGAATGTCCTGATACGGTAAACTTTGACGAAGTCTTTTTGGGCACAACATTGTGGGAAAACACTAAACTGCAGTTcgaaaaatggaaaagcGAATGGACAGAGCTTATGTATGGAGCCGGTACATATATAGAACCCACTATCATTGCCATTAATCGTTGGTCATGGAACTACCTACTTTCCCTAATAGGCGTTACCCAATGTTTGGAGGAAGGGTTAATGGATAGAACCTTTTACAAGAACGTTATCTTCGGGCCAAAACTCTGGGTCGACAAAGGTGACCCACTTCGTTCATGGACGTTCCCTGAAATCAGGGACACTATTGCAATCAAGGACTGGAGCTCTGTGCAGGTTCAAGCTAACACACTCGGCacaattttacaaaatacaGCACGCTATTTTCTTGAGAATAAAAACCTTCATGGAATAAACACGAACGAATTTTAG
- the SPT14 gene encoding phosphatidylinositol N-acetylglucosaminyltransferase SPT14 (UDP-glycosyltransferase subunit of the GPI-GnT complex; UDP-GlcNAc-binding and catalytic subunit of the enzyme that mediates the first step in glycosylphosphatidylinositol (GPI) biosynthesis, mutations cause defects in transcription and in biogenesis of cell wall proteins): MGFNIAMLCDFFYPQLGGVEFHIYHLSQKLIDLGHSVVIITHAYKDRVGVRHLTNGLKVYHVPFFVIFRETTFPTVFSTFPIIRNILLREQIQIVHSHGSASTFAHEGILHANTMGLRTVFTDHSLYGFNNLTSIWVNKLLTFTLTNIDRVICVSNTCKENMIVRTELSPDIISVIPNAVVSEDFKPRDPTGGTKRKQSRDKIVIVVIGRLFPNKGSDLLTRIIPKVCSSHEDVEFIVAGDGPKFIDFQQMIESHRLQKRVQLLGSVPHEKVRDVLCQGDIYLHASLTEAFGTILVEAASCNLLIVTTQVGGIPEVLPNEMTVYAEQTSVSDLVQATNKAINIIRSKALDTSSFHDSVSKMYDWMDVAKRTVEIYTNISSTSSADDKDWMKMVANLYKRDGIWAKHLYLLCGIVEYMLFFLLEWLYPRDEIDLAPKWPKKTVSNETKEARET, from the exons aTGGGCTTCAATATAGC GATGCTGTGCGACTTTTTTTATCCACAGTTAGGTGGAGTCGAATTCCATATATATCATTTATCGCAGAAACTAATCGATTTGGGCCATTCTGTCGTCATTATAACTCACGCTTACAAAGATCGAGTCGGCGTACGACATCTTACCAACGGTCTAAAGGTCTATCACGTACCATTTTTTGTGATTTTCAGAGAAACCACTTTCCCCACtgttttttcaacatttccAATAATAAGGAATATTCTTCTCAGAGAGCAGATCCAAATTGTTCATTCTCATGGTAGCGCTTCCACGTTCGCTCACGAGGGAATTCTTCATGCTAATACTATGGGATTGAGAACTGTGTTCACGGACCATTCACTCTACGGTTTTAATAACTTAACGTCGATTTGGGTGAATAAGTTGCTAACATTTACCTTGACAAACATAGATCGGGTTATATGTGTTTCTAATACatgcaaagaaaatatgatTGTTAGAACAGAATTAAGTCCTGATATAATCTCAGTAATTCCCAACGCAGTGGTGAGCGAAGATTTCAAACCAAGGGATCCTACTGGTGGCACCAAGAGAAAACAAAGTAGGGATAAGATAGTGATCGTGGTCATCGGAAGGCTCTTTCCAAACAAAGGGTCCGATTTACTTACTCGCATAATTCCGAAAGTTTGTTCCTCACATGAAGATGTCGAATTTATAGTAGCGGGCGATGGTCCAAAGTTCATagattttcaacaaatgaTTGAAAGTCATAGACTACAAAAACGTGTGCAACTCTTAGGCTCTGTTCCACATGAGAAAGTCAGGGATGTATTATGTCAAGGTGACATATATTTACACGCTAGTTTAACAGAAGCATTTGGTACAATTCTAGTTGAGGCCGCATCTTGTAATTTGCTAATTGTAACGACACAAGTCGGAGGAATTCCCGAAGTGTTACCAAATGAGATGACTGTTTATGCAGAACAGACATCCGTTTCTGACCTTGTTCAAGCAACAAATAAAGCTATCAATATCATAAGAAGTAAAGCTTTGGACACTTCCTCTTTTCATGATAGCGTGTCTAAAATGTACGACTGGATGGACGTAGCCAAAAGGACAGTAGAGATATATACTAATATATCTTCTACTTCTTCCGCTGATGATAAAGATTGGATGAAAATGGTAGCAAATCTTTACAAAAGAGATGGAATCTGGGCTAAACATCTTTATCTGTTATGTGGAATTGTAGAGTAcatgctttttttcctcttaGAGTGGCTATACCCCAGGGATGAAATCGATCTAGCTCCAAAATGGCCCAAGAAAACAGTGTCTAACGAGACGAAGGAAGCAAGAGAAACTTAA